The genomic interval CGATGATTTGCCGTTTCATCGGGCGACAGCGATAACCATCCGATGCTCTTCCTCAAAGGATCCGCCTTTGCCCCTGCCGATGCCCCGCGGCTTCGAAAAGCCTTATGCCGCCTTCCTGTTCGATATGGACGGTACCATCCTCAATTCAATCCGCGCCGCCGAGCGCGTATGGAGCGACTGGGCGAGACGTCATGGGCTCGATGTTGCCGCCTTCCTGCCGAAGATGCATGGGTCGCGCGGCATCGACACGATCACCCGCCTGAACCTGCCGGGGGTCGATCCCGAACAAGAGGCGAGGCTGGTGACCGAGGCGGAGATCGCCGATGTCGGTGATGTCGTTGCCATTCCGGGTGCTGCGACATTCCTGAGTTCGCTGCCGCCGGATCGCTGGGCGATCGTCACGTCTTCGCCCTTGCGTCTTGCCCGCCGGCGGCTGGAGGCGGCCGGTCTGCCGCTGCCGAGATTTATGGTGACGGCGGAGGACGTGACGGTCGGAAAGCCCGATCCGCAATGTTATATTCTGGGCGCCGAACGCATTGGTGTCAGCACTGAGGATTGCCTGGTCTTCGAGGATGTCGCAGCCGGCATTACCGCCGGCGAGGCGGCGGGCGCCGATGTCATGGTCGTCACGACAACCCATCACCACAAGATGGAGACGACACATCCGACGCTCTCGTCCTATGCCGAGATCGCCGTCCGCATTTCTGCGGACCACAAGATGCTGATCGTTCCGAACGCGGCCTGACACCGGGTCAGCCGCGTCGGCGTCTTTGCTTCTGCGTATTCATTCCGCGGCTGCGGCAAGACAGCGATCGATGATCCTGCCGATTTCGCTGCGGCACGAACCGCAATTGGTTCCGGCGCTCGTTTCCTTGCCGACCGCCTCGACGCTGTGGCACCCTCTGCGTACGGCGGCAGCGATCTGGTTGACCCCGACACTGTAGCAGGAGCAGACGGTAGCCCCCGGATCCGGCCTCCCGGCGCCGGGACGGCCTGCGACCAGCGCAAAGCGTTTCCTGAGATCTCCATGCGCGGCGGAGAGCTGCGAGATCGCCCAATTGCGTGCGACGGCAACCGGTTCGCGCGCGAGGAACAGTGCGGCGAGCAGGATCTCGCCGTCGAAGAAGGCAAGCCTGAGATCGCCGGACTGCCGATCGGCGTAACCCAGCGGTTCGATCTCGGCGGGAATAGCGAAAACCCTCCGGCACCAGGCCGTCCAGTCTTCGACGACTTCAGTGAAGGCAACCTCCAGCCGCCAGCCGCCGGCAGCTTTCGCCACCGCCCAATAGGCCGCGTCGGGCGTGACCGGTTTCGTGGCCGAGACCGCGAAACCGTAGAGCATGGCGCGAAAGGGCCGGACGACGACGGCAACGTTCTTCGATGCCGGCTGACCGGAAATGGGGTCGGTGACCGGCGCCACGACCGCGTCGATCCGCGCTTTTGCCGCGAACTGATCGTTCCAGTGCATCGGTGCGAAAATGCCGCCGCGCGCCTGGCGGTCGGTCACCAGCGCCCGCACGATCGCTTTGCCGTGAGGGCTCTCGATTTCGACGAGGCCGGCGCTGGCTACGCCATTTTCGATCGCGTCCCGCGGATGGATCTCGGCAAAGGGTTCGGCGATATGGGCGGAAAGCCGCGCGCTCTTTCCGGTGCGCGTCATCGTGTGCCACTGGTCGCGGATGCGCCCCGTATTCAGCGTGAAGGGGAAGCCGGCGCTGGTGCGATCCGTCGCCGGAGGTGTCACCGCGACAAAACGCGCCTTGCGATCGGCATGGTAGAAACCGCCCTCGGCGAAGAAGCGGGTGACACTGGGTTCGGTCCCTGCCGCCTGCGGCCACTGAAAGGGCGACAGCGTGTCATAGGCGACACCCGTCATGCCGACGTGCGCGCCGATATCGAAATCGCGGCTGCCGTTATTTTCGAAGGCGGAAAGGGCGGCATGCTCGGAGAAGATCTCCGCCGGCGCGTCGAAATCGAAAGCGGCGGCAAATCCCATCCGGCGTCCGACCTCCGCAAGCTGCCACCAGTCGGCCCTGGCCTCGCCCGGGACGTCGAGAAACGGCCGCTGCCTGGAAATGCGCCGTTCGGAATTGGTGACGGTGCCGTTCTTCTCGCCCCAGCCGAGCGAGGGCAAGAGCACATGAGCGTGCCGGGTGGTATCCGTATCCTTCAGGATGTCCGAGACGACGACGAAGGGGCAGGCGGCAACCGCGCTTTCGACGCTATCGGCATCCGGCATGGAGACGACAGGATTGGTTGCCATGACCCAGAGCGCCCTGATGCGGCCGTCGGCCACCGCGCGGAACATGTCGACCGCCTTCAATCCGGGCTTTGCGGCAATGACCGGCGAATTCCAGAAGCGCTGAACGCGGTCTCGGTCCTCCGCATTCTCGATCGCCATATGGGCGGCAAGCATATTGGCGAGGCCGCCGACCTCGCGCCCACCCATGGCGTTCGGCTGGCCGGTCAGCGAGAAAGGTCCCGTGCCGGCGCGGCCGATCCGGCCGGTCGCCAGATGACAATTGAGGATGGCATTGACCTTATCGGTGCCGGAGGAGGATTGGTTGACGCCCTGGCTGTAGCAGGTGACGACCTTCTCGGTCGACTCGAACAGGCGGAAAAATTCCCGGATCTGCATGGCCGGCAGACCCGTCCGCTCCAGGAGATCATTGATATCAAGGGCTGCGGCCGCCGCGAATGCTTCAGCGAAACCTTCCGTATGAGCGGCAATATAATTCTGGTCAATCGCCGGGCTCGTGGCGAGATGGGCAAGCAGTCCCATGAACAGCGCGACGTCACCGTCCGGGCGAATTGCCAGATGCAGGTCGGCAATGTCGCATGTCATCGTCCGGCGCGGATCGATGACGACGATCCGCATGTTTGGCCGCGCCGCCTTTGCGGCGGCAAGCCGCTGGTAGATGACCGGATGGCACCAGGCAAGGTTGGAGCCCGTCAGGACGATCAGGTCGGCGAGTTCGATATCCTCATAGGTGCCGGGCACAGTATCGGCGCCGAAGGCGCGGCGATGCCCTGCGACGGAGGAGGACATGCAGAGCCTGGAATTGGTGTCGATATTGCCGGAGCCGATAAAGCCCTTCATCAGTTTGTTGGCGATGTAATAATCCTCGGTCAGCAACTGACCCGAGACATAGAAGGCAACCGAATCCGGCCCGTGTTCGGCGATCGTTTCGGAAAAACGCCGGGCAACGAGATCAAGCGCCTCGTCCCAGCTGCTCCGTTTGCCGGCAATTTCGGGATGGAGCAGCCGGCCGTCGAGGTCGATGGTTTCGGCAAGCGCCGAACCCTTCGAGCAGAGCCGGCCGAAATTCGACGGATGCTCGGGATCGCCCTTGACGCTGACGGCGCCCGCCTCGTCGACCGTGGCAACAACGCCGCACCCGACGCCGCAATAGGGACAGGTGGTCTTGATCTCCGTCGCCATCTATTCCGCCGCCATCATCAGGCTTTCAAGGGCGATGAAGAGGGCACCGTCCTGATTGCGGACCGGGATGGTCCGCACCGCGCCCTCGTCGGCGCCGAGCGCCCTGCCGGTCTCGAGCGAGATCACCCAGTTGTGCAGCGGGCAGGTGACGGCCTTGGCATGCACGATGCCCTGGGAGAGCGGGCCGCCTTTGTGCGGGCAATGGTCCTCGATGGCGAAGACCTCGTTTCCGGCAGTGCGGAAGACGGCGATCTTGCCCTGCGGTGTCTTTACGCAGCGTGCGCCGCGCAGGGGGATGTCGGAGATGTCACCGATTGGATGCCAGTTTTCATTGGGCCAGGTCATGTCCATCTCCTTATTCAGCTGCCTGCGGATAACCGATCGTCGCCATCGGCTTGAACTCGTGCTTGTCCTTGCCGGAAACACGCTCGGACCAAGGATCGACCTGCGCGAATTTCTGGGAGAAGACGAAGCGGTCGTAATAGGCTTTGCGCTTTTCGGCATCACCCATGATCTGGCGGCGGATTTCCTCCAGGCCGATGCGCTTGGCCCACTTGTAGATACGCTCGAGATAGCGGGCCTGCTCGCGGTACATCTGCGTCAGCGCCACGATGTGCTCCAGCGCCTCGTCTTCGGTCTTCACAAGGCCGAGCACTTCGGTGCCCTTGATGTCGAGACCTGCTGCTCCGGCGAAGTGGATCTCGAAACCGGAATCGACGCAAATCACGCCGATATCCTTGCAGGTTGCTTCCGCGCAATTGCGCGGGCAGCCGGAGACGGCCATCTTCAGCTTGGCCGGCGTCCAGGAGCCCCACATGAATTTCTCGATGCGGATGCCGAGACCAGTGGAATCCTGCGTCCCGAAGCGGCACCAGTCGGAGCCGACGCAGGTCTTCACCGTGCGCAGGCCCTTGGCATAGGCCTGGCCCGACACGAAGCCGGCCTTGCCGAGATCGGCCCAGACGGCGGGCAGGTCCTCCTTCTCGATGCCGAGCAGGTCGATGCGCTGGCCGCCCGTCACCTTCACCATCGGGATCTCAAACTTGTCGACGACATCGGCGATGGCGCGAAGCTCGTTCGAATTGGTGACGCCGCCCCACATGCGCGGAACGACGGAGTAGGTGCCGTCCTTCTGGATGTTGGCATGCACGCGCTCATTGATGAAACGCGACTGGTAGTCGTCGGCATATTCGTCCGGCCAGTCGCAGACGAGGTAATAGTTGAGGGCGGGTCGACATTTGGCGCAGCCGCAGGAGGTCTTCCATTCGAGTTCCTGCATGACAGCGGGGATGCTCTTTAGGCCCTTGGCCTTGATCAGGCGGCGGACGTCGTCATGGCCGAGTTCGGTGCAGGTGCACATCGGCTGCACGGCAGCGGGATTGTAGCTGTCGCCGAGCGTCAGCGCCATCAATTGCTCGACGAGGCCGGTGCAGGAGCCGCACGAGGCGGATGCCTTGGTATGGGCGCGGACCTCGTCGAGCGACGTCAGCCCCTTGGAGGTGATCGTGGACGTGATCTTGCCCTTGCATACGCCGTTGCAGCCACAGATTTCCGCATCATCCGGCAAGGCTGCAACGGCCGCCATAGGGTCCAGCGGTGACCCTCCCTGGTAGGCCTGACCGAAAATCAGCGTCTCGCGCATTTGCGAAATATCGGTCGCCTTCTTCTTCAGATCGTTGAACCAGGCGCCGTCGGCAGTCTCGCCGTAAAGCACGGTGCCGATGATCTTGTTGTCCTTCAGCACCAGACGCTTGTAGATGCCGGCGCTGGCATCGCGCAGGACGATTTCCTCGCGGTCGTCGCCGTCGGCGAAATCGCCGAGCGAATAGAGCTCGATGCCGGTGACCTTCAGTTTGGTCGGCGTGTCCGCATGGACGAAGGCGGGCGAACGATCGCCGGAGAGATGCGCGGCTGCGATACGGGCCATCTCATAGAGCGGCGCGACGAGGCCGTAGACCATGCCGCCCACCTCGGCGCATTCGCCGAGCGCCAGGATGTCGCCATCCGA from Rhizobium lentis carries:
- a CDS encoding HAD family hydrolase, with the translated sequence MPLPMPRGFEKPYAAFLFDMDGTILNSIRAAERVWSDWARRHGLDVAAFLPKMHGSRGIDTITRLNLPGVDPEQEARLVTEAEIADVGDVVAIPGAATFLSSLPPDRWAIVTSSPLRLARRRLEAAGLPLPRFMVTAEDVTVGKPDPQCYILGAERIGVSTEDCLVFEDVAAGITAGEAAGADVMVVTTTHHHKMETTHPTLSSYAEIAVRISADHKMLIVPNAA
- a CDS encoding nitrate reductase, whose translation is MATEIKTTCPYCGVGCGVVATVDEAGAVSVKGDPEHPSNFGRLCSKGSALAETIDLDGRLLHPEIAGKRSSWDEALDLVARRFSETIAEHGPDSVAFYVSGQLLTEDYYIANKLMKGFIGSGNIDTNSRLCMSSSVAGHRRAFGADTVPGTYEDIELADLIVLTGSNLAWCHPVIYQRLAAAKAARPNMRIVVIDPRRTMTCDIADLHLAIRPDGDVALFMGLLAHLATSPAIDQNYIAAHTEGFAEAFAAAAALDINDLLERTGLPAMQIREFFRLFESTEKVVTCYSQGVNQSSSGTDKVNAILNCHLATGRIGRAGTGPFSLTGQPNAMGGREVGGLANMLAAHMAIENAEDRDRVQRFWNSPVIAAKPGLKAVDMFRAVADGRIRALWVMATNPVVSMPDADSVESAVAACPFVVVSDILKDTDTTRHAHVLLPSLGWGEKNGTVTNSERRISRQRPFLDVPGEARADWWQLAEVGRRMGFAAAFDFDAPAEIFSEHAALSAFENNGSRDFDIGAHVGMTGVAYDTLSPFQWPQAAGTEPSVTRFFAEGGFYHADRKARFVAVTPPATDRTSAGFPFTLNTGRIRDQWHTMTRTGKSARLSAHIAEPFAEIHPRDAIENGVASAGLVEIESPHGKAIVRALVTDRQARGGIFAPMHWNDQFAAKARIDAVVAPVTDPISGQPASKNVAVVVRPFRAMLYGFAVSATKPVTPDAAYWAVAKAAGGWRLEVAFTEVVEDWTAWCRRVFAIPAEIEPLGYADRQSGDLRLAFFDGEILLAALFLAREPVAVARNWAISQLSAAHGDLRKRFALVAGRPGAGRPDPGATVCSCYSVGVNQIAAAVRRGCHSVEAVGKETSAGTNCGSCRSEIGRIIDRCLAAAAE
- the nirD gene encoding nitrite reductase small subunit NirD; the protein is MTWPNENWHPIGDISDIPLRGARCVKTPQGKIAVFRTAGNEVFAIEDHCPHKGGPLSQGIVHAKAVTCPLHNWVISLETGRALGADEGAVRTIPVRNQDGALFIALESLMMAAE
- the nirB gene encoding nitrite reductase large subunit NirB, encoding MTEKLVIIGNGMAPGRMLEHLFEQAPGRYEVTIFNAEPRVNYDRIMLSPVLSGEKDYEQIIIHGDGWYIKHGITLYKGHRIVNIDRAAKTVTSDHGVTESYDKLVIATGSVPFIIPVPGKDLPGVITYRDLDDVQAMLLAAQSREKAVVIGGGLLGLEAAAGLAQRGMDVTVLHVMPTLMERQLDPAAGYLLQKAVEERGIKVICKANTKAIIGNGKVEGIELDDGRIIPATLVVMAVGIRPNVGLAKNAGLAVNRGIVVDAGMQTSDGDILALGECAEVGGMVYGLVAPLYEMARIAAAHLSGDRSPAFVHADTPTKLKVTGIELYSLGDFADGDDREEIVLRDASAGIYKRLVLKDNKIIGTVLYGETADGAWFNDLKKKATDISQMRETLIFGQAYQGGSPLDPMAAVAALPDDAEICGCNGVCKGKITSTITSKGLTSLDEVRAHTKASASCGSCTGLVEQLMALTLGDSYNPAAVQPMCTCTELGHDDVRRLIKAKGLKSIPAVMQELEWKTSCGCAKCRPALNYYLVCDWPDEYADDYQSRFINERVHANIQKDGTYSVVPRMWGGVTNSNELRAIADVVDKFEIPMVKVTGGQRIDLLGIEKEDLPAVWADLGKAGFVSGQAYAKGLRTVKTCVGSDWCRFGTQDSTGLGIRIEKFMWGSWTPAKLKMAVSGCPRNCAEATCKDIGVICVDSGFEIHFAGAAGLDIKGTEVLGLVKTEDEALEHIVALTQMYREQARYLERIYKWAKRIGLEEIRRQIMGDAEKRKAYYDRFVFSQKFAQVDPWSERVSGKDKHEFKPMATIGYPQAAE